NNNNNNNNGGGCACCACCATTTCTTTAGAATTTCAGCACAATTTGGATTTTTGTTTTTACCGTGAATGTGGGTAGTCGGAATCGAACCTGCGGTTCGCTTCGTTACAAGCACAGGGTTCAAATGCTCCCTTTGGTCGTATTTTTACTTGTGCTTTGTACACTTGGGGGCTTTTTGCATCACATCTTTTAAAAACTTCTTCAATAAGGTTGTGTGTATGTTATATTTATTTTGTTCATGTACATTTACGAAGTTAATTTAACAATTCAAAAAAGTATTCACGCAGAATTTGAGCAATGGTTAGAGCAGCATATTAAAGATATGTTGGCATTACCGGTGTTTTCTTCTGCTCAATGGTATTTAGATAAAAGTAATGGTTCATCATCAGAAATATTATGGGTCATACACTATCAACTGGTTGATAAACAGGCCTATAATTTGTATCTATCAGAGTATGCCCAAAAAATGAGAGCTGAAGGAATAGAAAAATTTACTCAGGAATTTACAATCAACAGACGTTATTTGGTTTTAAAAAAGTAAGTTTACATATGGCGTTTGGTGCCATACCACTGGCTACCGCCATGATCTAAATGAAGTAGGGTAATTTCTTTAGCTATGGTGGGTTGCTCACAGTTCATGCTAATATCTTCAGCAAAAAAGGCATCCGCTCCTTCAAAGTTAGGTAAATCTTGATAAGGTACTTTATGAAGATAGTCTGTGTTGACCAATTGAAAAAAGCCAACAGGTCTACCTTTTGCTTCATCAATTCTTAGTTCTCCAGAATCTATTTCAATAATATCATTGTACTCTTGTTGCGGATTGAGTTCACCTAAGAGAATTTTAGCGGTTGTTGTTGGAGAAAGCATTTTTCTACCATAAGCTCCAACAAAACCTTTTTTGTTATATTTTTCATCCAAAATTTTAAAAAGATTGGGCGGCATAACAATATCGGCATCGGTTAACAAAACTTTTTTCCCAAGTACATTGAGAGCAGCTTGATTGATCATAAAGCCTTTGTGATGTTGTTTAGAAGCATGAAATGGTAAACGTTGTATAGATATTTTTGGATAGGTGAGTTCAAGTGAATCAAGTAAGTCATCTGTTCCGTCAAGACCAGGCACATAACAAACAATGATTTGAAGTTTTTCAGTGGTATAGTCTTGGGTACAAATACTTTTTAATAGTTGTTCTAGTCTGCGTGAAAAACGAGTACAAACAACTATTATTGAATAATTGATTTCATTGTTATTAAAAACCGCATTGTTTTGGTCCCAATACCTAATTTGCTGGGTAATTAAGGAACCTAAAACTGACTTTGCAGCCAAACCCACTGGACTTTGTGTGCTTATTCTAGCAGGGGTATGAAATTTTTTGGAAAATACTGGATGTGTAATTTTTCCATCTTTCATTAAGGTATAAGAACCATTTTTATCAATATACAAACTTAGATCATGGGTTTGTTTATCAGCTGTACAAACAACAAATTGATGATCATGGATATAAAAGCCAATAAGTCTAGCGGTGCCAGAAAATTGTGCTTTTATCAATGAAGGGGTGTTGAGTGTTGTTAGAACAGTACTTTTTTTAAAGTTGAAAAATATACTACGCCATTCAATAGATCCATTCATCTTGTCAAAAAAACAGTTTTTAATTGTATATTGAGATGAGGATATTTTTTTTAATTGAGATTGATTGTTGAGTAAGTTTGTAATGTGAGACTCATGTTGCAAATCCAGCGGGTATGAGTGTGTTAAAAACACTTTAGAATCAATCTTTCTTAAAAATTTTATACCATAAGCATTAAAAAGAAAGGTCCTGCATATTTTTTCAAACTTAAAATAAATCCAACGACCTAGATTTTTAATGAGTGTATTGCGAAATCTTTTTTTATGATGCTTAACGATACGCAATGATTGAAACTTTGCTTTTGTTATATGGTTTAAGAAGAGTGTACTTGTTTTTTGATCGACATTGTGTGGTTCATAAGGCCATCGAGATTGATAAGAAGTGTCGTGAGCTTTGTTGTTTTCTATGTGTACAAATGTAGAAGGATTACTTAATAGATTTTTATTTTCTTTAATTATTGTATTGCTAAGCAACACAATAATTTGATCTTTGTTTTGTGTATAAAGTGTATTGGCAAATAAATCAGTTAGTTCTTTTTGATTGTTGCATGCAATAGCAAAGCGGTGAAATTTAGAGATATTTTCAATAAAGTTTAACTCTGTAAGGGTATTAACGTTAAATGTGCACGTAATCCCCAAAAATTCTGCCGCAAATAAAAAACTTTCAAGTAGATCCAAGGTGCTGTTAGATAAGGCATCAATGCTAAAATCTATATAATTAACATGGTATTTTTTCTGAAAATCTTTTAGACATTGATCCCAACGTATAGATTTAAAATCATTAATGTTATTGAAGTCTTTTGGTTTAATATAAATACGTTTAGACATAAAATAACAATAAGCTTTAGTGTAAATAATTTATTGAGAACTTTGTCAGTTTTTTAGTGCCCAAGACAGGTCTTCTTGTTCTACCCACTTGTCTTGTTCAGAAATAAACCTTTTTGGATCATCCGTAGCATGATCAAGTACAATTGGATTGGCTTCTTCAGTTCCAAATAAATCAGCATAATCACCATGAAAACCATCACATATATTTTTTACTGAACAATCGTTACAGCGTTTGCTGTATTGATAGCCACAATGATCTTCTGCTCTTACTCTAGCGTTATCTCGGTACATTGAATCTTTGCTTTTGACAGATTTACTAAACAGAACCATCAAACGATAAAGCTTTTGTGCAACAAAACCAAATACTGGAATTGAAACGACTTTTTGCGCTAAATTTTCATTTTTTGGAGCTTTTCTTTCTTGAGTTAAACTGTAAGGCGGGGTGGTTTCCCCGCCTTTCATACGTTGTTCTTGTATGCCAGTCCAGTTCCAGGAAGCATAGTCCCATTCATGGTGGTCGTAAGGAAGTTGTTGAAAGTTGTACATGGATTTTAAATGTCTACGCTCCGTCATGCATAGTGGGTAGTAGCGTACATTGGCTTCCACTTTATTTTCATGCAAAATATCCAAAGCTTCATTAAGTTTGGGCATGATGTCTGAATATTTTGGTACATTGTAAGCTGATCGCTTGCCGTCTTTGGCTTGATCTTCAAAAGGGTTAAAAGCTAAGAAATTCACAACACTGGCACCCGTTTTAACCGCAAGTTCAGCAATTTGAGGTAACTGATTGATAACGGGTTTGGATAAGACACAATTGAAACGAAATGGAATACCAACTTCCTGCATATTTCTTAAGGCATGCATTTGTTTTTCATGTGCACCTGGCATTTGCACCACTCTATCGTGAACATCACCTATCCCATGAACACTGACCAAAAAGTCTCTTAAGCCAGCATCCTTAAAGGCTTGGCATTTTTCTTTTTTGGCCAGAACCAAAGCATTGGTAATAAGGGTGGGGTACAAACCAATTTCATTACAGTAACTGACCAAAGGTAAAATATCTTTCCAAATGGTGGGTTCTCCACCTTGAATATCAATGGCATTGTTGCCATAAAAATGCACCAAGGTGTGGCATATTTTTTTAGCTTTTTCTAAGCTCATAAAAGGGTGTTCTGGATGGGTACGGATTTCAATGCGATCCAAGAAATAACAGAAATGGCAACGTAAGTTGCAAGTTTGTCCCAGCCACATCACACCTCTTTTGGTCAATGTTCGGTATCGTGTGGTTTGCAATTTTGGGATTTCAGCTTTTTCCTCAGTCAAAGCAAGCTTTAAAGCTTTTTTTAGAGCACTTTGGGGATCTTTCTCATCAGGACTGACTTCCATTGAAATTGTATTGTTAGCTTTAAGGGGGCTTGCAGCGGAGCTGTTATTGATATGCATGGCTCTATTTTATAACAAATAGATGCGCATTAAAATATTTTATAGCATAAAAATTATTTAGTTGTAATTTTGATCTGACCTTTAAAAAATAAGGCTTTTTCTTGAGTATCGTTAAGTTTTAAAGCTTCTAAGTGCAAATACTGTAAAACTGAACTATTTAACTCTTTAGAGGTAATAAGAGGTAAAGCCATACTTGCTAAGCCTTTTGTTTGTGAAAAAGTCACAGTGATATTCTCAACAGGATTATGGGCTGAAATAGATTGTTTTTGCTTGGGTTGGGCAACAGCAAGTTGTTGCCATTGGTTAAGGTTTTTTTGAGATGAGATAAATTGACCTGTTTTATTTTGGATTTGCCAGTTTTGAAAGTTGGGTAACAATAAGATGCTGGTTTGGATTTCATCTGCGGATATATCTTGCTTAGAATCACTTTTTAAATAAATTGATAATTCAAAGCAATTGTCCTTTAATAAGTCAATGGTCCACATTTGATAAATAGGTAAGCGACGCATCTTGCCTATTAAACTTAAGCGGGAGTCATTTTTTTCTTCAAGTTGCCATATCATTTGATCTGAATCATGCCAGGTTTTATAAGC
This window of the Oligoflexia bacterium genome carries:
- a CDS encoding radical SAM protein, encoding MHINNSSAASPLKANNTISMEVSPDEKDPQSALKKALKLALTEEKAEIPKLQTTRYRTLTKRGVMWLGQTCNLRCHFCYFLDRIEIRTHPEHPFMSLEKAKKICHTLVHFYGNNAIDIQGGEPTIWKDILPLVSYCNEIGLYPTLITNALVLAKKEKCQAFKDAGLRDFLVSVHGIGDVHDRVVQMPGAHEKQMHALRNMQEVGIPFRFNCVLSKPVINQLPQIAELAVKTGASVVNFLAFNPFEDQAKDGKRSAYNVPKYSDIMPKLNEALDILHENKVEANVRYYPLCMTERRHLKSMYNFQQLPYDHHEWDYASWNWTGIQEQRMKGGETTPPYSLTQERKAPKNENLAQKVVSIPVFGFVAQKLYRLMVLFSKSVKSKDSMYRDNARVRAEDHCGYQYSKRCNDCSVKNICDGFHGDYADLFGTEEANPIVLDHATDDPKRFISEQDKWVEQEDLSWALKN
- a CDS encoding DUF4286 family protein; the protein is MYIYEVNLTIQKSIHAEFEQWLEQHIKDMLALPVFSSAQWYLDKSNGSSSEILWVIHYQLVDKQAYNLYLSEYAQKMRAEGIEKFTQEFTINRRYLVLKK